In Brassica napus cultivar Da-Ae chromosome A3, Da-Ae, whole genome shotgun sequence, the sequence AATTTATTTTCCATAATATCACTACTTCGAATCAAAAATAAGTGTGCAGTTTAGAGATGAGATGCTTGAACTAGACAATTGTAGAGACAAGGCAAAAAAGCCACCAAGGGAAGACAGTATTATGAATTAACTGGCATACTAGCTTTACATGGTTATATCAAGGATttgcatatatacctcatcagTCGACCCAAACCGATTCTTCACAGATCGAAGCAAGCGGTAAGTTGAATGTTCTTCACCctgaaatttgaaagaaaagaaatgtCAAATTCATAGTCTAGAAAAGAGGTTACCAGACTAATCAAAGCAATATAATTAGAATTACAGAGCGCCAtttattgaagaagaagatatcaTCATGATTGCATATCTCAACACACCAGAAAACAAAAAACGGATCACCTCCATGTACAACACAACATCTACTATGTGCTCCAAAACACGAGGTCCTGCAATATCTCCTGCTTTTGTAACATGTCCAACCTAAACCAGAAATTAGTCTGCATAAAAGATCTGATCCAGATATTCAAATTAGATATAGGAAACAATTGGCTTACTCACCAAGAAAACAGGGACATTTGATTTCTTAGCAAAACGCAACAAGGTTGATGTGCACTCTTTAACCTGTAACCATCAgagattgcaaaaaaaaaaaactaaccttcTCAGCGAACAGACAGAAATTAAGGGAAGATTATACGCAATGAAAAGGAGAATGCTGGAGGTCGGTCTTATAGATGGGAGGCAACAAAAAGCAGAGCTACGGTTTAACTTTCTTGCTCATAGTAATTAGAAGAGTATTTTTTTAGTCAGGGACTAAGCGAATACAGGAGGAAAACTTTTGAACCTGTGTGAGACCACCAGCGCTTCCAGTCACCTCTTTTAGATAAACCGTTTGAATTGAATCAATGATGAGAGCTCGCGGAGAGAGCCGATGAGCTTTTGTTAGAATATcctgatataaattaaaaaacaaatgattCGCTTCATCAAATTACCATGTTCTAAAAGAACAGTTAAAAGGCTTAAGAATATCACAAAGTATAGAGTTGGTGTCTGACATGAGGAAGGTTAACAACTAGGCACGAAAAGGAAGGAATGCCCTTGCATTGCTTAGGCGTTTAGAGAATGTGACTTGTTTATTTACGATAAGAGAATACTAATCCACGAAAAAAGGTATACCTGAAGATCAGAACTGGAAAACAGGTAGAGCTCGTCTGTTTCAATTTTCATCCTGTCAGCTCGACTTCCTATTTGGTCGACACTCTGCAGAAGAATATAAGATCCTATGAAGAACATGTAACCGATGCATGGGATGAGATCCTCCAGAACATACTAAAAGTACCATATCTCTACTGTAAATGACAAAATGAGAGAAGAAAAACAGCCCTAGCTAACATTATTTAGACGCATGTAAACCTCACTTGAAGCATCTCAAGCAGCATAGTCAACAAAAATACAGCGACGGAGCATATATTAAATCCTGATGCGCGGATATTTAGGAAGGAGACTACAAGTCTACAACTAACCTCTTCACCAGAGACATATAAGACCGGTGCTGGTTTGGCCAAATCGTTCCCGTCAGCAATTATAGATGCAATCTTCCAtttaagaaaagagagagagagagagagagagagaatcagtGAGCCACTAATCAAACCAAggtgaaaaaaataatcaattcaaACATTATTAATCAGATATATTAACCTGCAATAACAAGGTACTCTTGCCAATACCAGGGTCACCACCAATCAAAATCAGTGAACCTACCATAGTAAGTCAAAAGGAGAGAGCTTTGGATAAACAGAtataaaagaagagaaagggaTCACATGGTGAAGACAGAGACCAACCAACCTGGTGCAAGACCACCACCAAGCACTCTCCCAACTTCATTCCCAAAAAGTCCTGGCCTAAGAACACAAAACGCTATCATGTAAACATAAACATTCAAACCGGTTATCATCGCAAGAAATGATATCTCCTACAACAAACAGTATCCTAGATTGTAACAAAATCAAATCATCACAAACCTATGTGAGCTAGAttgtaacaaaaacaaaatcaaaagaaacaTACAAAGAAATTCTCCATTGCTGATGAGTAATCCCATCAATAACAGAACTCAATTTGAGTGGCTGCGCAACTCCTTGCTCAGGTAACCATGCCAAACCAGCACCTTCCGAGCCGCCGCCACTAGCTACACCACCGCCACTTGCACGTGGCTCAGAAGAGCCTTCAGAGAAACGCCGCATGGTCCCAACTTTGTTGCAAGCGCGGCAGCTTCCCCACCATTGCCCTTCCGAATGCCCACAGCTCTCACAAACCCAGGAAGTTCTCACTTTACCTTTCTTCTTGTTCATAACCACTTCACCTGGATCCCATCCCCGAGCGCTGCTTGAACCGGCGGCTTTTCTGTGCTTCTCCTCCGGTTTGTCTTCTCCTCTGCTCGAAATCGCGCCTGGTGAAGCCTGTGTCTTTGTATCGACGTCTGAGATGGAACTGACGGTTTGATTGGAGAGAGAGTCGAAAACGGAGGAGAGGCGGCGGACGGGGATCGTGACCGGAGAGAAGGAGgatcggaggaggaggagagagtTGGCTCGAGTGTAGAAGCATCTCAAGCTATTCATATTTGGGATTGACATAGAATCTCAGAGAAATTTTGCTTTTGCTACAACTGCTTGTTAGGGTTTGAGGTTGGGGAAACCCGCCAGTTTCACAAATATGTTTTTGCCGCTATGTCTTCCCTTTCACATTTCCCCCATCTTTCTGCTTACACACCCTGCATAAAATGTTTAAAGTTGTGTTACATAAAAACACACTTTTGGTGGTTTAAAGTAACACAAAGGATCTGAGTGGTGatcattctgaaaaaaaaaataaaataagaaatgaatgTAGAAGAATAAAATAGTAGGAATGAAAAAGAACTGATAATCCTTctcaaattttagaaaaaatgattttgttctTTACTTTTCTacataaaaaagataaaagagaatgagagaaaaaatcattatttgtaaattgtgattttttttagaaactttaaaaaatgcattgtttctcgtcatttaTTAGTCACTATTCATACCCAAAAGTAATCGAAGAGTCACTATaaacctatttaaaaaaattattgacaaAACTACTCTTTTAAATTAGTATTCTactttatttatagataaattttctatgataatcttttttaatttatttttacaaaatatttttcaataaaaaaataaccaaaataagttttattataaaataaaaatttatttttattatatggttaactaatcttttttttttgatcaaaggttaactaatttaaactTAAGTGGGAGTTATTGGTTATAgtattttaatgaatttagGATTCTTTCttggatttaaatttttttgataaatacatagattttaaaatcaaataactaGATTTCAGAATCAATGATATAGATTTCAGAATCAAAATAACTGGATTATCATAAATCAGCCAAATAGTTAAGTAGAGATACCATAATGATAATAGTGCCTACAGATTCGTATATCACTGTTTACATCATCATTATATACAACTTGTATCTTCGTATGAAAGTGAATTAACCTCCACTTTGTAACTGGCTGCGGCTAACATTGTCCAAATAAGCTCTCTATATCAGTTCGTTTATGTCCTGATAATCATAAGTTCAATGATTAAAGATAGACACTGATTAACTGCTTTACGAAGCAAGATTTAAAACAGGAGCAGCTACGTACAATAATGTAGAGGTCTCTTATTAACACCAGAGGAAGTTGCAACAAAATAGCCGCAAGAAGGTACCGAGGAAGGCTAATCATTGAACTAATGATAGAGGTCTCTTTTAGGGTTTTAAagtgtttgtttcttttgttaattttcTAATGTATAGTAgagattatatataaaactatgaTAGACCGACCACTACGATAGAAATAAAAAACCTAGGAAAATGTAGAAATTGGACAattgaaaaaatagaaaactttcaaaagtgtGATGAGTTCTCAatgtttttaaatgtaaaagttaCAAGCACACTACCGTTTAACAAAATAATCATATCTTTGTGAGTGCTTGTTACAATTAACGTATGCAATACATATATACGAAACTTGGTGCCAAAAAGATATTAGGAAAACCAATAATACAGATTTGTCAAAATATCAAGATTCAACTCAATATTTGctcctttgtatttttaacttaaaatcattcataaatccattcaaatctaattttaaatcaaatcttcaaacaaattattattattgaataacacctgattttaaaatctattttaatatcataaaaccaataacagttgatttgaatatagattttaaaatcatataaccaataacaatgaatttgaatatggattttaaaatcatataaccaataacactagatttgacttgtattttcaaatccattaaaatatatGAACCAATAACACCCCCTAAGATTTATATTTTGCTTTACTACTACTGCTtgttggggtttcaaaacgcgGATTAAAATCTAGTACGTCCTTGAAATGCTTAATTAGTCAGACAACTATGTCCTGAACAAAGACCATAAAATACTATACATGGACATGTCGTCTCTTTG encodes:
- the LOC106388422 gene encoding DNA repair protein RadA; amino-acid sequence: MSIPNMNSLRCFYTRANSLLLLRSSFSPVTIPVRRLSSVFDSLSNQTVSSISDVDTKTQASPGAISSRGEDKPEEKHRKAAGSSSARGWDPGEVVMNKKKGKVRTSWVCESCGHSEGQWWGSCRACNKVGTMRRFSEGSSEPRASGGGVASGGGSEGAGLAWLPEQGVAQPLKLSSVIDGITHQQWRISLPGLFGNEVGRVLGGGLAPGSLILIGGDPGIGKSTLLLQIASIIADGNDLAKPAPVLYVSGEESVDQIGSRADRMKIETDELYLFSSSDLQDILTKAHRLSPRALIIDSIQTVYLKEVTGSAGGLTQVKECTSTLLRFAKKSNVPVFLVGHVTKAGDIAGPRVLEHIVDVVLYMEGEEHSTYRLLRSVKNRFGSTDELGVFEMSQAGLEVVSNPSGIYLSQQNTDSDVLAGLAVAVVMDGSRSFLIEVQALCATGSTVSRHVNGVQASRADMIIAVLMKQAGLRIQESGIFLNVANGMALSETAGDLAIAAAICSSFLEFPIPHGVAFIGEIGLGGEIRTVPRMEKRVSTVAKLGFTKCVVPKSVEKSLKSLGLKEIEIIGCKNLKELINSVFRG